The Syntrophus gentianae genome contains the following window.
AATGACCTCGCCCGAGACCTGACGAATTTCCTATGGGATGTGTTTCGCGGACCTGGCCGAGTGATCAATACCGGGAGGGAGCCGGTTACATTAATCCGCGACCAAAACGGAGGAGACTTTGGGGATGCTGTTCTTCTATCTCATACTGTTAATGAATTTGCTGCACAGTTTGGTGAGCAATCACCACGGGAACGCCTGCCTCGACTGCTCCGTACTAGCCTTGCGCAACTGCAACCATCCATTGATGTTTTTAATCCTCGCGGGCGTTTGATACGAGACATTCCTGTGGTACAACAACTTCTAGGCTCTATTTTGAATTGCATTGACGGAAATGGGGCACTACAAGGTACCATATTATTAAGATCAGAACCGCAACGCTACCTAAATATCTGGCGACAAGAGGCAAACCGTTTTGCTGCTACGAACCCACCTCCATCAAATCCGCATACATTAATGGATTTTGTTCATGCCTGGCAAAATCGGACACCTCAGGTTATCAATATGCAATGGCCTTCCGAATGGCCACTTCTCGAATTATGCTTTAAATTGATATCTTGGATACCAATGTTACGGGATGATCCGGAAGGTCAGGTGTATCTGGAGGCAGTAAGCCGAGCGATCGCGCAGGCTGCAACATTCTCACCTTACCGTTCAAATATAATTCGAGGGCATAATCAGCATGAAGATAACAGTGTGAAAGCCGCAATACGCGATATCCTTGCGCCCATTGCAGAAGCAACTGTGGACGTCGATGAGGCGATCATGCCCAATATTCCACGTAGTCGCTTCCCAATCATGACTATCCATCAGGCTAAGGGCTTGGAGTTCCCGATTGTAATCGTCGATGTCGCTTCTGACTATACGAGAAATCACCCTAAAAATCGATTCCGTCGATTTCCTGACGGTCCATCATCGGTGCAGAATATGGAAGATGATTTAGCTCCGTTCTGTCAGATCGGTCCTCTGCGTCAGACACGAACAGGCTTACAGCGTTCATTCGACGACCTTATTCGTTTATACTACGTGGCCTACAGTCGTCCCGAGAGTGTCTTGATGTTAGTCGGTGTAGATCCTTGTCTGCGGTATCAAACAACTATTCGACATGTGGCAACCGGTTGGAAAAGCGATGGCGCATGGTCATGGAAAACTCCAGTCGCAGGCCGTGCACCAGCCTTGGTCAACAACCATCCATTGCTCCTGATTTGAGGTTGATACTTATGGTCCTTACTCGTAAAAGCGATCGTGAAATTGTTCCCCAGTACAGCCTGACCGGTGACCTTTTATCCTTCCTTCGGTGTGGCCTCCAGTATCGTTACTTAAACGGCAGTTCACTGCCTCCTTCACGCCCAGTTCAACTATGGTTCGGAGAGTTCATCCACGGCATAATGGAAAGTGCATTCCGCATCTGGTCTGCGGCAGCCCAGCCACCAGCGTTTCCATGGCCCTGTAATCCAACAACACCGCATCAGCAAGCTCCAATTGGACGAACGCACTATGACATCGGGTCAATAGGAGACATTGTTGAGGCCACTCTTCGAGCACAGGGGAAAAATCCGCGTAGTTACGACGTAAGAGACAACGCTTATATTCGGGCGAGTCGAGCTGTTAACGAACTTGGACCTTATCTCTTTCCCCTGATATCAACTGCAGAGGAAAAAGTCATCGGTACACGTTCGATACCACAAACTCAACAGAGGCAAATAATCCGCCGGGCTGCTTTATACGAACTTCACGGTATTATCGATGTACTTACCAATGTGCAATTGAACGCGACGACCACAACGAATGTGATCCGCCAAAAAATTCAAACCGTTTGTCCCGACCTCACTGGAAATTTTGAGGTTATCGTCGATTACAAAGGATCGAGACGGCCGGCTATGAATCACTCCTACTGGCAGCAGCACGATTGGCAAGTACAAACCTATGCATGGCTCAGAGGACGTCAGCCAAATTCCCTAGCCGTTGCCGCCGGTGTTTTGCTTTATGTTAATGAACTAGCCCCGGTGCAGGAGGATCTTATGGAGTTAAAAAAAGCCATGCGTACCGGTAACACTGATGCAGTTCCCATAAACGGCAGTCCTGATGCCTATATGCTGAGCACGTGGCAACCCGGCAATGAAATCCCTCAGTTCTCTCTCCAATTCCGGTTGGCAAGGGCAATTCGAGTCATTCCGGTTAGTATGTCAAGCCAAACGG
Protein-coding sequences here:
- a CDS encoding DEAD/DEAH box helicase, with the protein product MPRFQRNPPNAQQESCILHSSDVPLMIVAGPGSGKTTVLVMRALRLVFVEGWMPEQIVITTFTRKAADELRARLIEWGLRIKDHLRENPPLPTTAGFGSWIDSIDINRFVTGTLDSICEELLTTHRDPTDPAPVLVEGFVGNGILVRHALFPNQVHNNPALDAYLAGFSFSGTAPANFGEKIGICRTFLDRFVHDLIDLNNYQGTGNHREARQCLAECSASYRQFMAAGYRMDFALLEETFLQRLQQRRLQRFTNNIRALLVDEYQDTNPLQEQIYFTILQQTNASLTIVGDDDQSLYRFRGATVELFRDFQQRLIQHVPNRPQLHLEYLIDNYRSTPPIVAFFNSFIQNDDSFQSARVQPPKPQIVAQRQGNGVPVLGMFRRNINDLARDLTNFLWDVFRGPGRVINTGREPVTLIRDQNGGDFGDAVLLSHTVNEFAAQFGEQSPRERLPRLLRTSLAQLQPSIDVFNPRGRLIRDIPVVQQLLGSILNCIDGNGALQGTILLRSEPQRYLNIWRQEANRFAATNPPPSNPHTLMDFVHAWQNRTPQVINMQWPSEWPLLELCFKLISWIPMLRDDPEGQVYLEAVSRAIAQAATFSPYRSNIIRGHNQHEDNSVKAAIRDILAPIAEATVDVDEAIMPNIPRSRFPIMTIHQAKGLEFPIVIVDVASDYTRNHPKNRFRRFPDGPSSVQNMEDDLAPFCQIGPLRQTRTGLQRSFDDLIRLYYVAYSRPESVLMLVGVDPCLRYQTTIRHVATGWKSDGAWSWKTPVAGRAPALVNNHPLLLI
- a CDS encoding PD-(D/E)XK nuclease family protein; this encodes MVLTRKSDREIVPQYSLTGDLLSFLRCGLQYRYLNGSSLPPSRPVQLWFGEFIHGIMESAFRIWSAAAQPPAFPWPCNPTTPHQQAPIGRTHYDIGSIGDIVEATLRAQGKNPRSYDVRDNAYIRASRAVNELGPYLFPLISTAEEKVIGTRSIPQTQQRQIIRRAALYELHGIIDVLTNVQLNATTTTNVIRQKIQTVCPDLTGNFEVIVDYKGSRRPAMNHSYWQQHDWQVQTYAWLRGRQPNSLAVAAGVLLYVNELAPVQEDLMELKKAMRTGNTDAVPINGSPDAYMLSTWQPGNEIPQFSLQFRLARAIRVIPVSMSSQTEAVNNFDDVVSNIELCVAAEATTGTIMQHWQSRGDAESCAACDFRYFCTDPYPHLGNHVVTAPHAP